One stretch of Candidatus Angelobacter sp. DNA includes these proteins:
- a CDS encoding Dabb family protein, with product MKTLAIALVTTLILGWSLPMTAAGHPPKEKLCHVVAFKFKEGTTKEQIRQVEDAFRDLKKKIREIKSYEWGTNISKENRNKGCTHGFILSFNSEKDRDTYINHPAHKEFGKLVGPLLDDVFVIDFQVRD from the coding sequence ATGAAAACTCTCGCGATCGCGCTTGTCACAACACTCATCCTTGGCTGGTCTCTCCCAATGACCGCGGCCGGACATCCGCCGAAAGAAAAATTATGTCACGTCGTTGCATTCAAGTTCAAGGAGGGCACCACCAAAGAACAGATCAGGCAGGTCGAAGATGCCTTCCGCGACTTGAAGAAAAAGATCAGGGAAATCAAAAGCTATGAATGGGGCACCAACATCAGCAAAGAAAACCGCAACAAAGGTTGCACGCACGGCTTCATCTTGAGCTTCAACAGCGAGAAAGACCGCGACACCTACATCAATCACCCCGCCCACAAGGAATTCGGCAAACTCGTCGGCCCCCTGCTCGATGATGTGTTCGTCATTGATTTCCAGGTGAGGGATTGA